The Candidatus Eisenbacteria bacterium nucleotide sequence TCGGCAAGACGACGACGATCGCCAAGCTCGCGCGCCGCTACGCCGTCGCCGGGAAGTCGGTCCTCGTCGTGGCCGCCGACACCTTCCGCGCGGCCGCTTCCGAGCAGCTCGCGATCTGGGCGAAGAGGGCCGGGGCGGAGTTCATCCCTTCAGCGACGGGAGCCGATCCCGCGGCGGTCGCCTTCGACGGCGTGAGAGCCGGCGTCGCCAGGGGGATGGGCGTCGTGATCGTCGACACCGCCGGCCGCCTCCATGCCAAGACGAACCTCATGGAGGAGCTCAAGAAGATCCATCGCGTCGCGGGCAAGGCGCTCGATGGGGCCCCGCACGAGGTCCTCCTCGTCCTCGACGCGACGATCGGCCAGAACGGCCTCGCGCAGGCGCGCGAGTTCCTCGCCTCGACGGCGGTCACGGGCCTCGTCCTCGCCAAGCTCGACGGGACGGCGCGGGGAGGCGTCGTCCTCGCGATCGCGCGCGAGACCTCCCTGCCGGTCCGCTATGTCGGCGTCGGGGAGGGGCTCGAGGATCTCGAGGACTTCGACCCCCGCGCCTTCGCGCGAGCGCTGATTCCGGTGGAGGGGGACGAGTAGGAGATCTCGGGCCGCGGCGGGAGCGACGGTCGACGGCACGCCGCTCGCTCTTGTCCCGGCCTATGGCATCCGATCGACACCGCTACGGCCCGGCGAAGGGGGCCGCAAGGGGCCCCGATCCGCGCGAACAGATCCTGTCTGAGGGGCCTCGCCAGGCGAGCGACGCCGATCTGCTCGCCGCGATCCTCGGCTCCGGCTCAGCGAGCCGGCGCGTTCACGACATGTCGGCGCGGCTGCTCGAGGACGGCGGACTCCACTTGCTGGGGCACACCTCGCCGCAGGCCCTGCTCGAGATCCCTTCCGTCGGGCCGGCCCAGGCATGCAGAGTCCTGGCCGCTGTCGAGCTGGGGCGCCGCGTCTGGGTCCGCGCGGGGCCGGCCGAGCGCCCGGTCCGTGGACCGGAGGACGTGCAGGAGCGCTGCAGGGGATACGCCGCGGCGCGCAAGGAGCATTTCCTCGCCCTTCACCTCAACACGCGCCAGATCGTCGTGCGCGAGGAGCTGGTCTCGGTCGGGAGCTTGAACGCGAGCATCGTCCACCCGCGGGAGGTCTTTCGCAGCGCGATCCTGGAGAGCGCGGCGTCGCTGATCCTCGTTCACAACCACCCGTCGGGGGACCCGACGCCGAGCGACGACGACATCAGGATCACGATGCGCCTCGCCGAGGTCGGCGAGCTCGTCGGCATCCCGCTGACCGACCATGTGGTCCTTGGGGAGAGCACCTACTACTCGTTCAGGGGATCGAAACTGTTGAAGTAGGGCGAGCCCTCGTCGTTGCCCGTAGGCGGGGGGAGGCTCGCCTGGGACGCCTTCATCGGCCGGGGGCGGGGGCGCGACGCGACATCCGGCCCGTCGCTCGGGGCTGCGGCCGGCGCAGGGAGAAGCCGAGGACGGCCGCAAGGCGACAGGGGCCGCCCTGTCGACACGGCTTCTCGGCTCCCCTACAATCCCGCGCATGCAGCCACACGATCCACATCTACCCAACCAGGACCTCTTCGCCCGGATGGAAGGGCTTCCGATCCTCGTCCTGGGCGACCTGATGCTCGACCGCTACATCTGGGGCGACACCGCGCGGATCTCTCCGGAGGCCCCGGTGCCGGTCGTCGAGGCCCGCGACGAGACCCTGCGACTGGGAGGGGCGGCCAACGTGGCCCGCAACATCCGATCCCTCGGAGGGCGCCCGTGGCTGGTCGGGGTCGTCGGGGACGATCCCTTCGGACAGGACCTCCGGCGCGAGATCGGCGCCAACGGGATCGCGGCCGACCGGATCTTCACCGATCCCACGAGGCGCACGACGACGAAGACGCGCATCATCGCCCGCCACCAGCAGGTGGTCCGCGTCGACCGCGAGGACGCGCGCGAGATCGGGGAGATCGCCGCGGAGCGCGTCCGCGGGGCCGTCCTGGCGGCGGCGCGCGGCGCGGCGGGAATCGTGATCTCCGACTACGGCAAGGGAGTGATCGTGAAGGAGATCCTCGACGATCTCCTGGCCGCCGCGCGGGCGAGGGCCGTTCCGGTCTGCGTCGATCCCAAGGAGACCCACTTCTTTTCCTACAGGGGGGCGACCGTCCTGACGCCGAATCTGATGGAGGCCGGCATCGCCTTCGGCCGCAAGATCGGCGACCGGGCGGCCCTGAGGGAAGCGGGTCACACGCTGAGGAGCAGGCTCGATGCGCAGAGCCTCCTGATCACCCAAGGCGAAGCAGGGATGACCCTCTTCGAGGCCGACGGCAGCGAGACGCACTATCCGGCCGTCGCCACGGAAGTCTTCGACGTGACCGGCGCGGGGGACACGGTCGTCTCGACCTTCGCGATGGTCGCCGCGGCCGGAGGATCCCTCAAGCAGGCGGCCCTCCTCGCGAACCACGCCGCGGGGATCGTCGTCCGTGAGATCGGGACCGCGACCGCGACCCCTGCCGAGATCCAGGCTTCTTTCGCGCGGGGCGCGGATGCCTGAAGGCGCATCGCCAAGTCTCGCCCCTCTTCTGTCGGGCGAATCCCTCGAGAGGTTCCTGACCCAGGCGCGCCTCAGGGGCGCCCGCGTCGTCTTCACCAACGGCTGCTTCGACCTGATCCACCCCGGTCACGCGGCCTACCTGGAGGAAGCCCGCGCCTTGGGCGACCTCCTCCTCGTCGGCTTGAACACCGATCGGTCGGTCCGGCTGCTAAAAGGCCCCGGCCGGCCCCTCGTCCCGGAGGACGGAAGGGCGCTTCTCCTCCGCTCCCTCCGCTCCGTCGACGGCGTGATCCTCTTCCACGAGGAGACCCCCCTGTCTCTGATCCGGCTCATCCGACCGGCCTTTCTCGTCAAGGGGGGCGACTATGCCCCGGACGCGGTGGTCGGGGCTCGGGAGATCTTGGAGTGGGGCGGCGAACTTCGCATCCTTCCATTCCGAGCCGGCTACTCGACATCGGATCTTGTGTTCAGAATCCGTAACCTCAAGGGAGATAAGCCACTTTCGGCTTGACAGGAGGGGGCCACGCCCCCTAGCCTGGCTTGGTCATGCTGTCCGGGGTGGAGGGGTGGATCCCGGCAACCCGGGGCGGGAGGTAGGAATGGCAGCGGGCGATCGCAAGAGAGTCCTGATCCTCGGCGCGGGCGGGAGGGACTTCCACAACTTCAACGTCCATCTCAGGAACCGGCAGGATACCGAGGTCGTCGCCTTCACCGCGACCCAGATCCCCCACATCAGTGACCGGACATACCCCGGGGCCCTCGCCGGACCCCTCTACCCGAAGGGGATCCCGATCGTCCCCGAGGAGAACCTGGTCCAGCTGATCCGCGAGCGGAAGGTCGACGAGGTCATTCTCGCCTACAGCGACCTCTCCCACGAGACCGTGATGGGACTGGCCTCGATCGTGCTCGCCCAGGGGGCCGACTTCCGCCTCATGGGCCCGCGGACGACCATGCTCGAATCGTCCAAGCCGGTCATCGCCGTCGTCGCCGCGAGGACCGGTGCGGGGAAGAGCCAGACCACCCGCCGCGTCTCGCGAATCCTCCGGGAGATGGGGAAGAAGGTCGTCGCGATCCGCCACCCGATGCCCTACGGCGATCTGGTGAAGCAGGGCGTGCAGCGCTTCGAGAAGATCGAGGACTTGGCCCGGCACAAGTGCACGATCGAGGAGATGGAGGAGTACGAGCCCCACATCGTGAACGGGACGATCGTCTACGCCGGCGTCGACTACGAGAAGATCCTGCGGGAGGCCGAGAAGGAGGCCGACGTCCTGATCTGGGATGGTGGGAACAACGACATGTCGTTCTATCGTCCCGACCTGCAGATCGCCGTCGTCGACCCTCTCCGGCCCGGCCACGAGACCCGCTTCCATCCGGGGCACGCGAACCTCCTCGGGGCCGACGCGGTCGTCATCAACAAGATCGAGTCGGCCTCGCGAGAGGCGATCGAGACGGTCCGCGCCAACATCGCCCGCGCCAACCCGAAGGCCGTCGTGATCGACGCGGCCAGCCCGATCACCGTGGAGGACGGCGAGAAGATCCGCGGGCGGCGGGTCCTCGTCGTGGAGGATGGGCCGACCCTCACGCACGGGGGAATGGCCTTCGGCGCGGGGATCGTCGCGGCCACGCGCTACGGCGCCGCCGAGATCGTCGACCCGCGTCCCTACCTGGTGGGGGAGATCGCCGACACGTTCCGCTCCTACCCGATGATCGGTCCGCTGCTGCCGGCGATGGGGTACGGCGAGCGGCAGGTCGCCGACCTGCAGGCGACGATCAACAAGACGCCCTGCGACCTCGTCGTCATCGGCACGCCGATCGACATCCGCAGGATTCTCAAGCTCGAGCGGCCGTCGGTCCGCGTGACCTACGAGCTGCAGGAGATCGGCCGCCCCACCCTGAGCGAGGTGCTGGCGGAGTTCTTCCGCCGGCGCTAGCCGCCCGGGTCGGAGGGAGCCAGATCGATGAACATCCACGAGTACCAGGCGAAGGAGATCTTCCGCGGCGCCGGCATCCCGGTCCCGGAGGGGGACGTGGCCGCGACTCCGGAGGAGGCGCGGGCGATCGCGACGAGGCTGGGCGCGCCGGTCGTCGTGAAGGCCCAGGTCCACGCCGGAGGGCGCGGGAAGGCCGGCGGGATCAAGATCGCGGCGACGGCCGATGAGGCGCGCGAGCACGCCGCCCGGATCCTGGGGATGGAGATCAAGGGGCTTCCCGTCCGGCGCGTCCTCGTCACGCCCGCCGCCGAGATCGCCCACGAGTACTACCTCGGCATCGTCGTCGATCGGGCCGCCGGCAAGCCCCTCGTGATGGTCTCCCGAGAAGGGGGGATCGACATCGAGGAGGTCGCGCGGACGAATCCCGGCGCGATCGTGAAGGAGCACTTCGATCCCCTGCCGGGCCTGCATCCCTTCCAGGCGACCGGCCTCGCCTACGCGATCGAGCCCGACCCGAAGGCCGCCCGCCCGATCGCCGAGATCCTCCGCAAGCTGGCGGCCTGCTTCGTCCGGATCGACGCCTCGCTGGCCGAGATCAATCCGCTCGTCCGGACCCCCGACGGCCGGCTCCTCGCCCTCGACGCGAAGGTCAACCTCGATGACAACGCCCTCTTCCTCCATGCCGGCCTCGAGGATCTCCGCGATCGATCCGCGGAGTCGCCGAACGAGGAGGCGGCCCGCGCGATGGGGCTCTCCTACATCAAGCTGGACGGCTCGATCGGCTGCGTCGTCAACGGGGCGGGGCTCGCGATGGCGACGATGGACCTCGTCAAGCACTTCGGTGGCAGTCCGGCCAACTTCCTCGACATCGGCGGCTCCTCGAACGCGGAGAAGGTGGTCACCGCGATCCGGATCATCACCGAGGATCCGAGCGTCCGCGTCATCCTCTTCAACATCTTCGGCGGGATCACGCGGTGCGACGACGTCGCCAGCGGCATCGTCCGCGCCCTCGAGGCCACGAAGGTCGACCTCCCGATCGTCGTGCGCTTGACCGGCACGAACGAGGAGCGAGGGCGCGAGATCTTGAAGGGCGCCGCCGGAGTCCTCTCGCTGCCCTCCATGGAGGAGGCGGTCCAGAAGGCCGTCGCCCTCGCCGGCGACTCGGGAAGGATGGCGTCATGAGCATCCTGGTCAATCAGGAGACGCGCGTTCTCGTGCAGGGGATCACGGGGCACGACGGCGCCTTTCACGCCCGCGCGATGAAGGCGTACGGAACGAAGGTGGTCGCGGGAGTGACGCCGGGCAAGGGGGGCGAGAAGCTCGACGACATTCCGGTCTTCCACACCGTCGCGGCGGCCGTTCGCGAGACCGGGGCCGACTGCTCGGTCGTCTACGTTCCCACAGCCTTCGCGGCCGACGCGATCCTCGAGGCCGCCCACTCCGGCATCCGCCTCGTCGTCGCGATCACCGAGGGGATCCCAACGCTCCAGATGATCAACGTCCTGCAGGTCCTTGGAAGGCTCGGGACCCGGCTCGTGGGCCCCAACTGCCCCGGCCTGATCTCGCCGGGGAAGTGCAAGGTAGGGATCATGCCGGGGGACATCCACTTGATGGGGAGAGTCGGTGTCGTCTCGCGCAGCGGGACTCTGACCTACGAGATGGTCCACCAGCTCACGCAGGCGGGGATTGGCCAGTCGACCTGCATCGGGATCGGCGGAGATCCGATCCCCGGGACGAGCTTCATCGACTGCCTCTCCCTCTTCGAGGCGGATCCGGAGACCCGGGCGGTCCTCCTCATCGGGGAGATCGGCGGCACGGCGGAGGAGGAGGCGGCGCGCTTCGTCTCGGCCAAGATGACGAAGCCGGTCGTCGCCTTCATCGCCGGTCTCACCGCACCCCCGGGGAAGAGGATGGGGCACGCCGGCGCGATCATCTCGGGAGGAAGCGGGACGGCGGCGGAGAAGATCAAGGCGCTTGGCGAGGCGGGAATCCCGGTCGCGCGGGTTCCGTCGGAGATCGGGCCGCTCATGAAGAAGGCGGCTGGATTCTAGGGGAGATGCGATGGAAGAGACCTTGATGATGATCAAGCCCGATGCCGTGCAGCGCAACCTGGTCGGCGAGATCCTCTGCCGCGTGGAGCAAGGGGGGCTCGCGATCGCGGGGCTCAGGATGGTCCGCCTGACCGCCGAGCAGGCGCGCGAGTTCTATGCCGTCCATCAGGGGAAGCCGTTTCTCGAGAGCCTGGTCGCCTTCATGTCCAGCGGGCCGATCGTCGCG carries:
- the ftsY gene encoding signal recognition particle-docking protein FtsY, whose protein sequence is ENPAEIPALLRGIAAEILEGAAAPSAPAAAGLPEARGATTSGAARPHVILVCGVNGVGKTTTIAKLARRYAVAGKSVLVVAADTFRAAASEQLAIWAKRAGAEFIPSATGADPAAVAFDGVRAGVARGMGVVIVDTAGRLHAKTNLMEELKKIHRVAGKALDGAPHEVLLVLDATIGQNGLAQAREFLASTAVTGLVLAKLDGTARGGVVLAIARETSLPVRYVGVGEGLEDLEDFDPRAFARALIPVEGDE
- the radC gene encoding DNA repair protein RadC, with product MASDRHRYGPAKGAARGPDPREQILSEGPRQASDADLLAAILGSGSASRRVHDMSARLLEDGGLHLLGHTSPQALLEIPSVGPAQACRVLAAVELGRRVWVRAGPAERPVRGPEDVQERCRGYAAARKEHFLALHLNTRQIVVREELVSVGSLNASIVHPREVFRSAILESAASLILVHNHPSGDPTPSDDDIRITMRLAEVGELVGIPLTDHVVLGESTYYSFRGSKLLK
- the rfaE1 gene encoding D-glycero-beta-D-manno-heptose-7-phosphate kinase gives rise to the protein MQPHDPHLPNQDLFARMEGLPILVLGDLMLDRYIWGDTARISPEAPVPVVEARDETLRLGGAANVARNIRSLGGRPWLVGVVGDDPFGQDLRREIGANGIAADRIFTDPTRRTTTKTRIIARHQQVVRVDREDAREIGEIAAERVRGAVLAAARGAAGIVISDYGKGVIVKEILDDLLAAARARAVPVCVDPKETHFFSYRGATVLTPNLMEAGIAFGRKIGDRAALREAGHTLRSRLDAQSLLITQGEAGMTLFEADGSETHYPAVATEVFDVTGAGDTVVSTFAMVAAAGGSLKQAALLANHAAGIVVREIGTATATPAEIQASFARGADA
- the rfaE2 gene encoding D-glycero-beta-D-manno-heptose 1-phosphate adenylyltransferase; the encoded protein is MPEGASPSLAPLLSGESLERFLTQARLRGARVVFTNGCFDLIHPGHAAYLEEARALGDLLLVGLNTDRSVRLLKGPGRPLVPEDGRALLLRSLRSVDGVILFHEETPLSLIRLIRPAFLVKGGDYAPDAVVGAREILEWGGELRILPFRAGYSTSDLVFRIRNLKGDKPLSA
- a CDS encoding GTPase; translated protein: MAAGDRKRVLILGAGGRDFHNFNVHLRNRQDTEVVAFTATQIPHISDRTYPGALAGPLYPKGIPIVPEENLVQLIRERKVDEVILAYSDLSHETVMGLASIVLAQGADFRLMGPRTTMLESSKPVIAVVAARTGAGKSQTTRRVSRILREMGKKVVAIRHPMPYGDLVKQGVQRFEKIEDLARHKCTIEEMEEYEPHIVNGTIVYAGVDYEKILREAEKEADVLIWDGGNNDMSFYRPDLQIAVVDPLRPGHETRFHPGHANLLGADAVVINKIESASREAIETVRANIARANPKAVVIDAASPITVEDGEKIRGRRVLVVEDGPTLTHGGMAFGAGIVAATRYGAAEIVDPRPYLVGEIADTFRSYPMIGPLLPAMGYGERQVADLQATINKTPCDLVVIGTPIDIRRILKLERPSVRVTYELQEIGRPTLSEVLAEFFRRR
- the sucC gene encoding ADP-forming succinate--CoA ligase subunit beta, which produces MNIHEYQAKEIFRGAGIPVPEGDVAATPEEARAIATRLGAPVVVKAQVHAGGRGKAGGIKIAATADEAREHAARILGMEIKGLPVRRVLVTPAAEIAHEYYLGIVVDRAAGKPLVMVSREGGIDIEEVARTNPGAIVKEHFDPLPGLHPFQATGLAYAIEPDPKAARPIAEILRKLAACFVRIDASLAEINPLVRTPDGRLLALDAKVNLDDNALFLHAGLEDLRDRSAESPNEEAARAMGLSYIKLDGSIGCVVNGAGLAMATMDLVKHFGGSPANFLDIGGSSNAEKVVTAIRIITEDPSVRVILFNIFGGITRCDDVASGIVRALEATKVDLPIVVRLTGTNEERGREILKGAAGVLSLPSMEEAVQKAVALAGDSGRMAS
- the sucD gene encoding succinate--CoA ligase subunit alpha, whose translation is MSILVNQETRVLVQGITGHDGAFHARAMKAYGTKVVAGVTPGKGGEKLDDIPVFHTVAAAVRETGADCSVVYVPTAFAADAILEAAHSGIRLVVAITEGIPTLQMINVLQVLGRLGTRLVGPNCPGLISPGKCKVGIMPGDIHLMGRVGVVSRSGTLTYEMVHQLTQAGIGQSTCIGIGGDPIPGTSFIDCLSLFEADPETRAVLLIGEIGGTAEEEAARFVSAKMTKPVVAFIAGLTAPPGKRMGHAGAIISGGSGTAAEKIKALGEAGIPVARVPSEIGPLMKKAAGF
- a CDS encoding nucleoside-diphosphate kinase; translation: MEETLMMIKPDAVQRNLVGEILCRVEQGGLAIAGLRMVRLTAEQAREFYAVHQGKPFLESLVAFMSSGPIVAVRVEGDGAIQRLAEIVGSTDPAKAAPGTIRRDFGLGIEKNSVHRSDAPETARAEIRFFGFDLSLR